In the Helianthus annuus cultivar XRQ/B chromosome 11, HanXRQr2.0-SUNRISE, whole genome shotgun sequence genome, one interval contains:
- the LOC110891052 gene encoding E3 ubiquitin-protein ligase PUB23, which yields MADLENEVEVPRFFLCPISLEIMKDPVTLSTGITYDRDTIENWLFSRKNNVCPVTKQVVADIEPTPNHTLRRLIQSWCTLNASSGVERFPTPRPPISKTEIIKLLKDLNSPNHQMKSLTRLKSIVLESEKNKRLMESVGAADYLSTIISTVNSDEALYILYHIKLPPTGLKTLGKTEGFVDALTRIMQRASSYEARAYAVMLLKSMFEVAEPMQVTSLNVNFFMQLVNILVDQISVKATKATLKLLISVCPWGRNRTKAVEAGVVRVLIDALLDCSEKRVTELISMVLVQVCQAADGRVELLKHGGGLAVVSGMVFGVSPVVSERAVRILYSVAMFSGSGRVLQEMIELGVVEKLVLVF from the coding sequence ATGGCCGAtcttgaaaatgaagttgaagtTCCTCGCTTTTTCTTGTGCCCGATTTCACTCGAGATCATGAAAGACCCTGTAACGCTCTCCACAGGAATCACCTACGATCGAGACACCATCGAAAACTGGCTGTTTTCTCGAAAGAACAACGTTTGTCCCGTAACCAAACAAGTCGTTGCTGACATCGAGCCCACCCCAAACCACACGCTTCGCCGCTTAATCCAATCTTGGTGCACCCTCAACGCCTCATCCGGGGTCGAAAGGTTCCCCACACCACGCCCTCCAATCTCCAAAACTGAAATCATCAAACTCCTCAAAGACTTAAACTCCCCTAACCATCAAATGAAGAGTTTAACAAGATTGAAATCTATCGTTTTAGAGAGCGAAAAGAACAAGCGGTTGATGGAGTCGGTTGGTGCGGCTGATTATTTATCAACCATCATAAGTACCGTAAATAGTGATGAAGCTTTGTATATCCTTTACCACATTAAACTGCCACCAACCGGTCTTAAAACACTAGGAAAGACTGAAGGTTTTGTTGATGCGCTAACGCGCATCATGCAACGCGCCTCAAGCTACGAGGCGCGTGCTTACGCAGTCATGTTACTAAAATCAATGTTTGAGGTGGCTGAGCCCATGCAAGTGACGTCATTGAACGTTAACTTCTTCATGCAGCTTGTAAACATATTGGTTGATCAAATATCCGTTAAAGCTACAAAAGCAACACTGAAGTTACTCATCAGCGTGTGTCCATGGGGTCGGAACCGAACAAAAGCGGTGGAGGCTGGAGTGGTTCGTGTTTTAATCGACGCGCTATTGGATTGTTCGGAAAAAAGAGTCACTGAGTTGATTAGCATGGTGTTGGTTCAGGTCTGTCAGGCTGCGGATGGACGGGTGGAGCTATTGAAACATGGTGGTGGTTTGGCAGTTGTTTCGGGGATGGTATTTGGTGTGTCTCCGGTGGTGAGTGAGAGGGCGGTGAGGATATTGTACTCGGTAGCGATGTTTTCGGGTAGTGGGCGTGTTTTGCAAGAGATGATTGAGTTGGGGGTGGTAGAGAAGCTTGTGTTGGTGTTTTAA
- the LOC110887310 gene encoding E3 ubiquitin-protein ligase PUB23-like, which produces MADLENEVEVPRFFLCPISLEIMKDPVTLSTGITYDRDTIENWLFSRKDNVCPVTKQVVADIDLTPNHTLRRLIQSWCTLNASSGVERYPTPRPPISKTEITKLLKDLNSPNHQMKSLTRLKSIVLESEKNKRLTESVCAADYLSTIISNVNSGITSSSRDEALYILYHIKLSPPGLKTLGKTGGFVDALTCVMQSASSYEAQKLQSIPTRMYAVMLLKSMFEVAEPMQVTSLNVEFFKELVNILTDQISEKATKATLKLLISVCPWGRNRIKAVEAGIVSVLIDALLDCSEKRVTELISMVLVQVCQAADGRAELLKHGGGLAVVSGMVFGVSPVASERAVRILYSVAMFSGSGRVLQEMTELGVVEKLVLVLQVDCGRKMKEKAREILKFHSRVWKKSHCLNYDMI; this is translated from the exons ATGGCAGAtcttgaaaatgaagttgaagtTCCTCGCTTTTTCTTGTGCCCGATTTCACTCGAGATCATGAAAGACCCGGTTACACTCTCCACAGGAATCACCTACGATCGAGACACCATCGAAAACTGGTTATTTTCACGAAAGGACAACGTCTGTCCAGTAACCAAACAAGTCGTTGCGGATATCGACCTCACCCCAAACCACACTCTTCGCCGGTTAATCCAATCGTGGTGCACCCTCAACGCCTCATCTGGGGTCGAAAGGTACCCCACACCACGCCCTCCAATCTCCAAAACCGAAATCACCAAACTCCTAAAAGACTTAAACTCCCCTAACCATCAAATGAAGAGTTTAACAAGATTGAAATCTATCGTTTTAGAGAGCGAAAAGAACAAACGATTGACGGAATCCGTTTGTGCGGCTGATTATTTATCAACCATCATAAGTAACGTAAATAGTGGAATAACATCATCTTCACGTGATGAAGCTTTGTATATCCTTTACCACATTAAACTGTCACCGCCCGGTCTCAAAACATTAGGAAAGACCGGTGGTTTCGTTGACGCGCTGACATGCGTCATGCAAAGTGCATCAAGCTACGAGGCGC AGAAACTTCAATCAATTCCAACACGTATGTACGCGGTCATGTTACTGAAATCAATGTTTGAGGTGGCGGAGCCAATGCAAGTAACGTCATTAAACGTTGAGTTCTTTAAAGAGCTTGTAAACATATTGACGGATCAAATCTCCGAAAAAGCCACAAAAGCAACGCTTAAGTTGCTAATTAGCGTGTGTCCATGGGGACGGAACCGAATAAAAGCGGTGGAGGCTGGAATAGTTTCAGTGTTGATTGACGCGCTATTGGATTGTTCAGAAAAAAGAGTCACTGAGTTGATTAGCATGGTTTTGGTTCAGGTATGTCAGGCTGCGGATGGGAGGGCGGAGCTTTTGAAACATGGTGGTGGTTTGGCGGTTGTTTCGGGGATGGTATTTGGTGTGTCGCCGGTGGCGAGTGAGAGGGCGGTGAGGATATTGTACTCGGTGGCGATGTTTTCGGGTAGTGGGCGTGTTTTGCAAGAGATGACTGAGTTGGGGGTGGTTGAGAAGCTTGTGTTGGTGTTGCAAGTGGACTGTGGGAGAAAGATGAAGGAGAAAGCTAGGGAGATATTAAAGTTTCATTCTAGGGTTTGGAAGAAATCTCATTGTTTAAATTATGATATGATTTAG